In one Denitratisoma sp. genomic region, the following are encoded:
- a CDS encoding PilN domain-containing protein — translation MSRQINLYNPALRSVREFFCGRTLIIGAVAVCVLSIAAYSFFTYQATGRGDQLRELDNRLDKLREESTVLASEVDRRQGSAELEQKLQQLEALAAAREQVAAALARDVGGPSGGFSEYMRAFARQTHSGVWLTGFSIAADSGEMTISGRALNPDLVPAYIAQLNREPLLQGRKFAQFAVRQPAGEAGAAGSVAGTPARPEGQRAEVPFHEFRLVSSAAVGAQHGGGMQ, via the coding sequence ATGAGCCGCCAGATCAACCTCTACAATCCCGCGCTGCGCAGCGTCAGGGAGTTCTTCTGCGGCCGCACGCTGATCATCGGGGCGGTGGCGGTTTGCGTCCTATCCATCGCGGCCTACTCTTTCTTCACTTACCAGGCGACCGGCCGCGGCGACCAGTTGCGTGAGCTGGACAACCGGCTCGACAAGTTGCGCGAGGAAAGCACGGTCCTCGCGTCCGAGGTGGACCGGCGTCAGGGAAGCGCGGAACTGGAGCAGAAATTGCAGCAGCTGGAGGCGCTGGCCGCGGCACGCGAGCAGGTGGCCGCTGCGCTGGCGCGGGATGTGGGCGGGCCGTCCGGCGGATTTTCGGAATACATGCGCGCATTCGCCCGGCAGACCCATTCCGGCGTGTGGCTGACCGGCTTCAGCATCGCGGCGGACAGCGGGGAGATGACCATCAGCGGGCGTGCGCTCAACCCGGACCTGGTGCCGGCCTACATCGCACAGCTCAATCGCGAGCCGCTGCTGCAGGGGCGCAAATTCGCCCAGTTCGCCGTGAGGCAGCCGGCTGGCGAGGCCGGCGCTGCCGGGAGCGTCGCCGGTACGCCGGCGCGACCGGAAGGGCAGCGCGCCGAAGTGCCTTTCCACGAGTTCCGTCTGGTGTCGTCCGCCGCGGTTGGGGCGCAGCACGGAGGCGGGATGCAATGA
- the mshL gene encoding pilus (MSHA type) biogenesis protein MshL, whose amino-acid sequence MGPRRGIVKESIDSELKQATENRRAPPPEAVQQALVSPLGVGAQAKPREQRFDLNVSNAPASQVFMAIASGTRYSMVVHPEVSGAVSVNLKDVTIGEALDALRELYGYEYRVQGNRIFIHPVSMQSRVFQVNYLTSLRQGRSNTRVTSGSITTSNPTGTAPSATGGPQPVPTGGQTTQSLDGSLVSTSNRSDFWSELETAIKVIIGGAQGGRSVVLSPQAGLVVVRAMPGELREVENFLRASRVTVERQVMLEAKILEVQLSEGAQAGINWAAFNKHGDHGFSVGADPEYFNVPGSSLPGTRAGSIATSAAGAAATLGQVLAKPLGGGILGLAFQTGSFAALLSFLDTQGSVQVLSSPRIATINNQKAVLKVGTDEFFVTNVTTTSSTTGSSTTTSPTITVQPFFSGIALDVTPQIDEDGNIILHVRPSVSQVTEKTKNLDLGTLGTFTLPLASSAINESDTIVRVRDGNVVAIGGLMQQTQSDGTSKVPGVGDVASGLGGLFKHGNKSLTKRELVVLIKPTVIHSDKQWQDDLERTRDRFQGMVPPEPRQVQGQ is encoded by the coding sequence ATGGGGCCGCGCCGCGGCATCGTGAAGGAATCCATCGATTCCGAGCTGAAACAGGCGACGGAGAACCGCAGGGCGCCGCCGCCCGAAGCCGTGCAGCAGGCGCTGGTGTCGCCGCTCGGGGTCGGCGCACAGGCCAAGCCGCGCGAGCAGCGCTTCGACCTGAACGTCAGCAACGCGCCGGCCAGCCAGGTTTTCATGGCCATCGCCTCCGGCACGCGCTACAGCATGGTCGTCCACCCGGAAGTGTCGGGCGCCGTCTCCGTCAACCTCAAGGATGTCACCATCGGCGAGGCGCTCGATGCCCTGCGCGAGCTTTACGGCTACGAATACAGGGTGCAGGGCAACCGCATCTTCATCCATCCGGTATCGATGCAGTCGCGCGTCTTCCAGGTGAACTACCTGACTTCTTTGCGACAGGGCCGCAGCAACACACGGGTGACGTCGGGTTCGATTACCACTTCGAATCCCACAGGAACCGCGCCGTCGGCCACCGGTGGACCGCAGCCCGTGCCGACCGGCGGACAGACCACGCAGTCGCTGGACGGCAGCCTCGTGTCGACCAGCAACCGCAGCGATTTCTGGAGCGAACTGGAAACCGCGATCAAGGTCATCATCGGCGGCGCCCAGGGCGGGCGCAGCGTCGTCCTTTCGCCGCAGGCCGGCCTGGTCGTGGTGCGCGCCATGCCGGGCGAACTGCGCGAAGTGGAGAACTTCCTGCGCGCTTCCCGCGTCACGGTCGAGCGGCAGGTGATGCTCGAGGCGAAGATCCTCGAAGTGCAGCTCTCCGAGGGCGCCCAGGCGGGCATCAACTGGGCGGCCTTCAACAAGCACGGCGACCACGGTTTCTCGGTCGGCGCCGATCCGGAATACTTCAACGTGCCGGGCAGTTCGCTGCCGGGGACGCGGGCGGGATCGATCGCCACCTCCGCGGCGGGCGCGGCCGCCACGCTGGGCCAGGTGCTGGCCAAGCCGCTCGGCGGCGGCATCCTCGGCTTGGCGTTCCAGACCGGCAGCTTTGCGGCCCTGCTGTCCTTCCTCGACACGCAGGGCAGCGTGCAGGTGCTCTCCAGTCCGCGCATCGCCACCATCAACAACCAGAAAGCGGTCCTCAAGGTCGGCACCGACGAGTTTTTCGTCACCAACGTGACGACGACCTCCTCGACGACGGGCAGCAGCACGACGACCTCGCCGACGATCACCGTGCAGCCTTTCTTCTCCGGCATCGCCCTCGACGTGACGCCGCAGATCGACGAGGACGGCAACATCATCCTGCACGTGCGTCCCTCGGTGAGCCAGGTCACGGAAAAGACCAAGAACCTAGACCTCGGCACGCTCGGCACCTTCACCCTGCCGCTCGCCTCCAGCGCCATCAACGAGAGCGACACCATCGTGCGCGTGCGCGACGGCAATGTGGTGGCCATCGGCGGCCTCATGCAGCAAACGCAGAGCGACGGCACGAGCAAGGTGCCGGGCGTCGGCGATGTCGCCTCCGGGCTGGGCGGCCTCTTCAAGCACGGCAACAAATCCTTGACCAAGCGGGAACTGGTGGTGCTGATCAAGCCCACCGTGATCCACAGCGACAAGCAGTGGCAGGACGATCTTGAGCGCACGCGCGACCGCTTCCAGGGCATGGTGCCGCCCGAGCCGCGGCAGGTGCAGGGACAGTAA
- a CDS encoding AAA family ATPase — protein sequence MYLNHYGLAEMPFGITPDTSFAFSATAHQEALNTLLIAVKSGEGFIKITGEVGTGKTLLCRRFLAALDGDFVTAYLPNPYLEPRTLLLALAEELGVDLPRDADQYHLLKSLNQTLMGIAAQRKSVVVCLDEAQAMPLETMEVLRLLSNLETEKRKLLQLVLFGQPELDTKLANPSVRQLRQRISFSYRLGGLKRNEMDLYLAHRLHVAGHRGERVFKPGASRLIHKVTSGTPRLVNILAHKALLSAYGEGRQQVTAGHVKTAIGDTEGVRMPRWAFW from the coding sequence ATGTATCTCAACCATTACGGCCTGGCGGAAATGCCTTTCGGCATCACGCCGGACACGAGCTTCGCCTTCTCCGCCACTGCGCACCAGGAGGCGCTCAACACCCTGCTCATCGCCGTGAAGAGCGGTGAGGGCTTCATCAAGATCACCGGCGAGGTCGGCACCGGCAAGACACTGCTCTGCCGCCGCTTCCTTGCCGCGCTGGACGGTGATTTCGTCACGGCCTACCTGCCCAATCCCTATCTGGAGCCGCGCACCCTGTTGCTGGCGCTGGCCGAGGAACTGGGTGTCGATCTGCCGCGGGATGCCGACCAGTATCATTTGCTCAAGTCGCTCAACCAGACCCTGATGGGCATCGCGGCGCAGCGCAAATCCGTAGTGGTCTGCCTGGACGAAGCCCAGGCGATGCCGCTGGAAACCATGGAAGTGCTGCGCCTGCTCTCCAACCTCGAAACGGAGAAACGCAAGCTGCTGCAACTGGTCCTCTTCGGTCAGCCGGAACTCGACACGAAGCTTGCCAATCCTTCCGTGCGCCAGCTGCGCCAGCGGATTTCGTTCAGCTATCGGCTGGGCGGGCTGAAGCGCAACGAGATGGACCTGTATCTCGCCCATCGCCTGCATGTGGCCGGCCACCGCGGCGAGCGCGTCTTCAAGCCAGGCGCCAGCCGCCTGATCCACAAGGTCACGTCAGGCACGCCGCGTCTGGTGAACATCCTGGCCCACAAGGCGCTGCTCTCCGCCTACGGCGAGGGCCGCCAGCAGGTGACGGCCGGACATGTGAAGACGGCAATCGGCGATACCGAGGGCGTGCGCATGCCGCGCTGGGCGTTCTGGTAA
- a CDS encoding tetratricopeptide repeat protein, protein MSLINRMLQDLEARRAAEQGSALSKDVRPLPAARETSLLRAVVTGVTGAAILVAGGMLWMELQEQPAALPPVAAPKPIAVTAVTPPAPPAPAQPAAATAEPAATPAKLDTPAQASPAPVAEAPKALPETKAQVVPAPVPSKADAEAVESGLKVATSLTLPRDVQESSHAKPARAEKPAPAVIEKKVRNVPAKERAESEYRKALGLLNQGRQNEALAGFGAALQTEPTHVNARLALVNLLLQQQRLADAQAILGEGLGLLPGQPQLAMRLARIQVERGDLRGASDTLQKARGGASAANPEFHALHAAVLQRLTLHKDAVTEYQAALRLAPQAGVWWMGLGISLEADGRAAEAREAFQRARSSGALSAELDRFVEQKLRQLQ, encoded by the coding sequence ATGAGCCTCATCAACCGCATGCTGCAGGATCTGGAGGCGCGTCGCGCCGCCGAGCAGGGCAGCGCGCTGTCGAAGGACGTGCGGCCGCTGCCGGCAGCACGGGAAACCAGCCTGCTGCGGGCCGTCGTGACGGGCGTGACGGGGGCGGCAATCCTGGTGGCGGGCGGCATGCTTTGGATGGAATTGCAGGAACAGCCGGCAGCGCTCCCACCCGTCGCAGCGCCGAAGCCGATTGCCGTGACTGCCGTGACGCCTCCCGCTCCTCCGGCGCCAGCCCAACCTGCGGCTGCCACGGCTGAACCTGCCGCAACCCCTGCCAAGTTGGATACGCCGGCCCAGGCGTCCCCCGCTCCGGTTGCGGAAGCGCCGAAAGCCTTGCCCGAGACCAAGGCACAAGTCGTGCCGGCGCCCGTGCCGTCCAAAGCCGATGCCGAAGCCGTCGAGAGCGGACTCAAGGTCGCCACTTCACTGACGCTGCCGCGCGATGTACAGGAAAGCAGTCATGCCAAGCCCGCACGCGCCGAAAAACCCGCCCCTGCGGTCATCGAGAAGAAGGTGCGCAATGTTCCCGCCAAGGAGCGGGCGGAAAGCGAATACCGCAAGGCGCTTGGGCTGCTCAACCAGGGGCGCCAGAACGAGGCCTTGGCCGGATTCGGCGCGGCCTTGCAGACGGAGCCGACACATGTGAATGCGCGTCTGGCCCTGGTCAACCTGCTGCTGCAACAGCAGCGCCTTGCCGATGCGCAGGCGATCTTGGGGGAGGGCCTCGGCCTGCTGCCCGGCCAGCCGCAACTGGCGATGCGCCTGGCGCGCATCCAGGTTGAGCGGGGCGATCTGCGTGGCGCGTCCGACACCCTGCAGAAGGCGAGGGGTGGCGCATCTGCCGCCAATCCCGAGTTTCATGCGCTGCATGCCGCCGTGCTGCAGCGACTGACTTTGCACAAGGATGCGGTGACGGAGTACCAGGCCGCCCTGCGCCTTGCTCCCCAGGCCGGCGTATGGTGGATGGGCCTGGGCATCTCGCTGGAGGCTGACGGCCGTGCTGCGGAGGCGCGCGAAGCGTTCCAGCGGGCGCGTTCCAGCGGTGCGCTCTCGGCGGAACTGGATCGCTTCGTCGAGCAGAAGCTCAGGCAACTGCAGTAA
- a CDS encoding ComF family protein, which yields MSIYRTTIRALSRLLPQDCTVCGKGSGERLVCAACEADLPHLAGPLCPVCALPAAEDAVCGACQGAPPHFDATTAAFRYAFPVEHIVQGLKYRHRLPLAGWLAETLMGRVAAAGVDCLIPLPLSAQRMRERGFNQAQEIARPLARRLGLPLVSDACARVRDSAPQASLPWKERQANIRHAFECRLDLTGKTIAVVDDVMTTGATLNEFARTLKLHGAARVENWVVARTLAN from the coding sequence TTGTCAATTTACCGGACGACAATTCGGGCGCTGTCCCGCCTGCTGCCGCAGGACTGCACCGTCTGCGGCAAGGGCAGCGGCGAGCGCCTGGTCTGCGCCGCCTGTGAGGCCGATCTGCCGCATCTGGCCGGGCCGCTCTGCCCGGTCTGCGCCCTGCCCGCAGCGGAGGACGCCGTCTGCGGCGCCTGCCAGGGTGCGCCGCCGCATTTCGACGCGACGACAGCCGCGTTCCGCTACGCCTTCCCGGTCGAGCATATCGTGCAGGGGCTGAAGTACCGGCATCGGCTGCCCCTGGCCGGCTGGCTGGCCGAGACGCTCATGGGCCGCGTCGCTGCGGCCGGGGTTGACTGCCTCATCCCTCTGCCCCTCTCGGCACAGCGCATGCGGGAGCGCGGCTTCAACCAGGCCCAGGAAATCGCCCGGCCGCTGGCGCGACGGCTCGGCCTGCCGCTCGTCTCCGATGCCTGCGCCCGTGTGCGCGACAGCGCACCACAGGCCAGCCTGCCGTGGAAGGAACGCCAGGCGAACATCCGCCACGCCTTCGAATGCCGCCTCGACCTGACCGGCAAGACCATCGCGGTGGTCGACGACGTCATGACCACCGGGGCGACGCTGAACGAGTTCGCGCGCACGCTGAAGCTGCACGGTGCCGCACGGGTGGAAAACTGGGTCGTGGCAAGAACCCTGGCGAACTGA
- the bioB gene encoding biotin synthase BioB, with protein sequence MKTAAAERVSKGSHQQKKWTVAEIQALFELPFNDLLFQAQQVHRAHFDANSVQRSTLLSVKTGGCSEDCGYCSQAARHHTGLEKESLLEIDEVVAAAQAAKEKGASRFCMGAAWRGPKDKDLEQVSEMIRAVKALGLETCVTLGMLKEGQAEQLKAAGLDYYNHNLDTAPEFYGNIVTTHSQADRFDTLNKVREAGIHVCCGGIVGMGETRSSRASLIAELANMNPPPESVPINNLVPVPGTPLANAEPIDPFEFVRTIAAARITMPNSLVRLSAGRQEMSDELQALCFLAGANSIFYGDKLLTTGNPEAGRDEKLFERLGLNAI encoded by the coding sequence ATGAAAACAGCCGCCGCCGAGCGCGTGAGCAAGGGCTCACATCAACAGAAGAAGTGGACTGTCGCCGAGATCCAGGCGCTTTTCGAACTGCCCTTCAACGATCTTCTGTTCCAGGCCCAGCAGGTGCACCGCGCCCATTTCGATGCCAACAGCGTGCAGCGCTCGACCCTGCTGTCGGTCAAGACCGGCGGCTGCTCGGAGGACTGCGGCTACTGCTCGCAGGCGGCGCGCCACCATACCGGGCTGGAAAAGGAATCCCTGCTGGAGATCGACGAGGTGGTGGCCGCCGCCCAGGCCGCCAAGGAGAAGGGCGCCAGCCGCTTCTGCATGGGCGCCGCCTGGCGCGGGCCGAAGGACAAGGACCTCGAGCAGGTGAGCGAGATGATCCGCGCCGTGAAGGCGCTCGGCCTGGAAACCTGCGTGACGCTGGGCATGCTCAAGGAGGGCCAGGCCGAGCAACTGAAGGCGGCCGGCCTCGACTACTACAACCACAACCTCGATACCGCGCCGGAGTTCTACGGCAACATCGTCACCACCCACAGCCAGGCCGATCGCTTCGACACGCTCAACAAGGTACGCGAGGCCGGCATCCACGTTTGCTGCGGCGGCATCGTCGGCATGGGCGAGACGCGCAGCAGCCGCGCCAGCCTGATCGCCGAGCTGGCCAACATGAATCCGCCGCCGGAGTCCGTGCCCATCAACAACCTGGTGCCGGTGCCGGGCACGCCGCTGGCGAATGCCGAGCCGATCGACCCCTTCGAGTTCGTGCGCACCATCGCGGCGGCGCGCATCACCATGCCGAATAGTCTCGTGCGCCTGTCCGCCGGCCGCCAGGAAATGTCGGATGAACTGCAGGCGCTGTGCTTCCTCGCCGGCGCGAATTCGATCTTCTACGGCGACAAGCTGCTCACCACCGGCAATCCCGAAGCCGGGCGCGACGAAAAGCTCTTCGAGCGGCTGGGCCTGAACGCCATCTGA
- a CDS encoding methyltransferase domain-containing protein, translating into MRARFSRAAASYDEAAVLAKEVSLRMTARLEYVKLAPARIADIGCATGDGIRALQARYPQALPLAVDYAPAMLAEVARRTPWLGRLRRRAPRCVAADVRALPLKGGTLGLVWSNLMLHWLDDPLPAFRELQRVLEVGGLLMFSALGPDTLKELRAAGATTLRRFHDMHDLGDMLLAAGFADPVMDMEKIELSYASPRGLLRDQRLLGVRDGLLGPLGFREGRRVFRSWQAQRREGRLPATFEIVYGHAWKAEPKTTADGRAIIQFKK; encoded by the coding sequence ATGCGGGCTCGCTTTTCCAGGGCGGCCGCTTCCTACGATGAAGCCGCCGTGCTGGCAAAAGAAGTCAGTCTGCGCATGACGGCGCGGCTCGAATACGTCAAGCTCGCGCCCGCCCGTATCGCCGACATCGGCTGCGCCACCGGCGATGGCATCCGCGCCCTGCAGGCGCGCTATCCGCAGGCCCTGCCCCTGGCGGTCGACTACGCGCCGGCGATGCTCGCCGAGGTTGCCCGCCGTACGCCCTGGCTGGGGCGGCTGCGCCGCCGTGCGCCGCGCTGCGTTGCCGCCGACGTGCGGGCGCTGCCGCTCAAGGGCGGCACGCTGGGTCTGGTCTGGTCGAATCTCATGCTGCACTGGCTCGACGATCCGCTACCGGCCTTCCGTGAGCTGCAGCGCGTGCTGGAGGTCGGCGGCCTGCTGATGTTCAGCGCCCTCGGGCCGGACACGCTGAAGGAGCTGCGCGCCGCGGGCGCGACGACACTGCGGCGCTTCCACGACATGCACGACCTCGGCGACATGCTGCTGGCGGCCGGCTTCGCGGACCCGGTGATGGACATGGAGAAGATCGAGCTTTCCTATGCCAGTCCGCGCGGCCTGCTGCGAGACCAGCGCCTGCTCGGCGTGCGCGACGGCCTGCTCGGGCCGCTGGGCTTTCGCGAGGGGCGGCGCGTCTTCCGTTCCTGGCAGGCGCAGCGGCGCGAAGGACGCCTGCCGGCCACCTTCGAGATCGTCTACGGTCATGCCTGGAAGGCCGAGCCGAAGACCACGGCGGACGGCCGCGCCATCATCCAGTTCAAGAAATGA
- a CDS encoding protein-methionine-sulfoxide reductase heme-binding subunit MsrQ encodes MQPNPQQIGALKAALFAFCLIPLAQLGWLAWTDGLGANPIEFITRHLGTWTLNFLLITLAVTPLRHLTGWHWLIRLRRLLGLYAFFYAALHFMTYLWLDQFFDWAAILKDIAKRPFITAGFAAFVLLVPLAATSSAAMVRRLGGRRWTQLHRGVYAIAIIGVVHYWWLVKKDITLPLLYAVLLGILLGFRALRLLKERQRQLAAYSRSR; translated from the coding sequence ATGCAACCGAACCCGCAGCAGATTGGCGCCCTCAAGGCCGCGCTCTTCGCCTTCTGCCTAATCCCGCTGGCGCAGCTCGGCTGGCTGGCGTGGACGGACGGGCTCGGCGCCAATCCGATCGAGTTCATCACGCGCCACCTCGGCACGTGGACCCTGAACTTCCTGCTCATCACCCTGGCGGTGACGCCGCTGCGCCACCTTACCGGCTGGCATTGGCTGATCCGCCTGCGCCGCCTGCTCGGGCTCTACGCCTTCTTCTATGCAGCACTGCATTTCATGACGTATCTCTGGCTCGACCAGTTCTTCGACTGGGCCGCCATCCTCAAGGACATCGCCAAGCGCCCCTTCATCACCGCCGGTTTTGCCGCCTTCGTCCTGCTGGTGCCGCTGGCGGCGACCTCGAGCGCGGCGATGGTCAGGCGCCTCGGCGGCCGGCGCTGGACGCAACTGCACCGCGGCGTCTACGCCATCGCCATCATCGGCGTCGTACACTATTGGTGGCTGGTGAAGAAGGACATCACGCTGCCCCTGCTGTATGCCGTGCTCCTTGGCATCCTGCTCGGCTTCCGCGCCCTGCGGCTACTGAAGGAAAGGCAGCGCCAGCTGGCGGCCTACTCGAGATCGCGCTGA
- the msrP gene encoding protein-methionine-sulfoxide reductase catalytic subunit MsrP: MLIKRPDDIAPSEITPRELFERRRAFIKAAGALALAAGLPTEAWAREAFTGLQKSPYSTLEPPNSLRDITTYNNFVEFGFGGKSQPAERAGAMKTRPWTVSVEGLVHKPRTFAIEDVFRIAPLEERIYRLRCVEGWSMVIPWVGFPFAALLRQVEPLGSAKYVEFVTHMDPETMPGLRFSYLDWPYVEGLRLDEALHPLTIMAVGLYGEELPNQNGAPLRLVVPWKYGFKSGKSIVKIRLTDREPKTTWNLAQPDEYGFYANVNPEVSHPRWSQERERRIGEFFKRKTLPFNGYADQVAQLYAGMDLRKYY, from the coding sequence ATGCTGATCAAGCGACCGGACGATATCGCCCCTTCCGAGATCACGCCGCGCGAATTGTTCGAGCGGCGACGCGCCTTCATCAAGGCCGCCGGCGCTCTCGCCCTGGCCGCCGGGCTGCCGACCGAGGCCTGGGCGCGCGAGGCCTTTACCGGCCTGCAGAAGAGCCCCTATAGCACGCTGGAGCCGCCGAACAGCTTGCGCGACATCACCACCTACAACAACTTCGTCGAGTTCGGCTTCGGCGGCAAAAGTCAGCCTGCGGAACGCGCCGGCGCCATGAAGACGCGGCCGTGGACGGTAAGCGTCGAGGGGCTGGTGCACAAGCCGCGCACCTTCGCCATCGAGGATGTCTTCAGGATCGCCCCGCTGGAAGAGCGCATCTACCGCCTGCGCTGCGTCGAGGGCTGGTCGATGGTGATTCCCTGGGTCGGATTTCCGTTCGCCGCCCTGCTAAGGCAGGTCGAGCCGCTCGGCAGCGCAAAGTACGTCGAGTTCGTCACCCACATGGACCCGGAGACCATGCCCGGGCTGCGTTTCTCCTACCTCGACTGGCCATACGTCGAAGGCCTGCGCCTCGACGAGGCGCTGCATCCGCTGACGATCATGGCGGTCGGCCTTTACGGCGAGGAACTGCCCAACCAGAACGGCGCCCCGCTGCGCCTCGTCGTGCCGTGGAAATACGGCTTCAAGAGCGGCAAGTCGATCGTGAAGATCCGCCTGACCGACAGGGAGCCGAAGACGACCTGGAACCTCGCCCAGCCGGACGAGTACGGCTTCTACGCCAACGTCAATCCGGAGGTCAGTCACCCGCGCTGGAGCCAGGAGAGGGAGCGCCGCATCGGCGAGTTCTTCAAGCGCAAGACGCTGCCCTTCAACGGCTACGCCGACCAGGTCGCGCAGCTCTATGCCGGCATGGATCTGCGAAAATATTATTGA
- a CDS encoding anti-sigma factor, with the protein MSATPISERELHAYADGRLDASRRAEVEAWLGEHPEMRQAVAEWRLQGERIHRAFDPVLDEPVPARLMETARASRRMPPLRLAAAVAWLAVGGVVGYAVRGYLPAAAPQPTASLPRQAALAHAVFSPEIRHPVEVGAAEETHLVAWLSKRLGAELKPPRLSAQGFELVGGRLLPGEAGPVAQFMYQDARGQRLTLYVQRDAQDSRETAFRYARENGIGVFYWLDGRFGYALSGEMDKPDLLRIATAVYQQLNP; encoded by the coding sequence ATGAGCGCCACCCCCATCAGCGAACGGGAACTCCACGCCTACGCCGACGGACGGCTGGATGCCTCGCGCCGCGCCGAAGTCGAGGCGTGGCTCGGCGAGCATCCCGAAATGCGTCAGGCCGTGGCCGAGTGGCGCCTCCAGGGAGAGCGCATTCATCGCGCTTTCGATCCCGTGCTGGACGAACCCGTGCCGGCGCGCCTCATGGAAACCGCGCGCGCCTCCCGCCGCATGCCGCCGCTACGCCTGGCCGCGGCGGTCGCCTGGCTTGCCGTCGGTGGCGTGGTCGGCTACGCCGTGCGCGGCTACTTGCCCGCCGCCGCGCCGCAGCCCACCGCCTCGCTGCCGCGCCAGGCGGCACTGGCGCATGCCGTCTTCAGCCCCGAGATTCGCCACCCGGTCGAAGTCGGCGCCGCCGAGGAAACCCATCTCGTCGCCTGGCTGTCGAAACGGCTGGGCGCGGAACTGAAGCCGCCACGGCTGTCGGCGCAAGGCTTCGAACTGGTGGGTGGCCGTCTCCTGCCCGGCGAAGCCGGCCCGGTGGCGCAGTTCATGTACCAGGATGCGCGCGGACAGCGCCTGACACTGTACGTGCAGCGCGATGCGCAGGACAGCCGCGAGACCGCCTTCCGCTATGCGCGGGAAAACGGCATCGGCGTGTTCTACTGGCTGGACGGGCGCTTCGGCTATGCCCTTTCCGGCGAAATGGACAAGCCGGACCTGCTGCGCATCGCCACCGCCGTTTACCAGCAACTGAATCCGTAA
- a CDS encoding sigma-70 family RNA polymerase sigma factor, giving the protein MGRQDIVAEIPRLRRYARALTGDVVRADDLVQDTLERALGKWSLWRPGNLRAWLFSIMHNLFVNQARGPRLIDYPGDEALPDLPTRATQSDALELRDFAHSLARLSEEQREVLLLVVLEDLSYEDTAKVLGVPVGTVMSRLSRGRERLRALLSGDEPAEPQLKVVK; this is encoded by the coding sequence ATGGGTCGCCAGGACATCGTCGCCGAAATCCCCCGCCTGCGCCGCTATGCGCGCGCGCTGACGGGGGATGTCGTGCGCGCCGACGACCTGGTGCAGGACACGCTGGAGCGCGCGCTCGGCAAATGGTCGCTATGGCGGCCGGGCAATCTGCGCGCCTGGCTGTTCTCCATCATGCACAACCTGTTCGTAAATCAGGCGCGCGGTCCGCGCCTGATCGACTACCCCGGCGACGAGGCCCTGCCCGACCTGCCGACGCGGGCCACCCAGAGCGACGCGCTGGAACTGCGCGATTTCGCGCACAGCCTGGCACGGCTGTCCGAGGAGCAGCGCGAGGTGCTGCTGCTGGTGGTGCTGGAGGACCTTTCCTATGAGGACACCGCAAAAGTGCTCGGCGTGCCCGTCGGCACGGTCATGTCGCGCCTGTCGCGTGGGCGCGAACGGTTGCGCGCCCTGCTCTCCGGAGACGAACCGGCCGAGCCCCAACTGAAAGTCGTCAAATGA
- a CDS encoding c-type cytochrome: MVHRFITLSLALALAATAQATDKPVSAETASTKVDAAKGQQVAAQICAACHNPDGNSTVAANPKLAGQHADYLYKQLKNFKADGGKPAERNNPIMAGMVAALTDQDMKNVAAWYASQTQKGEQAKAQAIEAAQKLYRAGDAARGLPACAACHGPAGAGIPAQYPRIGGQFAEYTEAQLKTFRSGERANDPNRMMRAVAAKMSDVEIKAVSDYVAGLR, translated from the coding sequence ATGGTTCATCGTTTCATCACCCTGTCGCTGGCCCTTGCCTTGGCCGCGACGGCTCAGGCCACCGACAAGCCCGTTTCTGCTGAAACTGCTTCCACCAAGGTTGACGCCGCCAAAGGCCAGCAAGTCGCCGCGCAGATTTGCGCCGCTTGCCACAATCCGGACGGCAACAGTACCGTCGCCGCCAACCCCAAGCTCGCCGGCCAGCATGCTGACTATCTCTACAAGCAGTTGAAGAACTTCAAGGCCGACGGCGGCAAGCCTGCCGAGCGAAACAATCCCATCATGGCCGGCATGGTCGCCGCGCTCACCGACCAGGACATGAAGAACGTCGCTGCCTGGTACGCCAGCCAGACCCAGAAGGGCGAGCAGGCCAAGGCGCAGGCCATCGAGGCCGCCCAGAAGCTGTATCGCGCCGGCGATGCCGCCCGCGGCCTGCCCGCCTGCGCCGCCTGCCACGGCCCGGCCGGCGCCGGCATTCCCGCCCAGTACCCGCGCATCGGCGGCCAGTTTGCCGAATACACCGAGGCGCAACTCAAGACTTTCCGCAGCGGCGAACGCGCCAACGATCCGAACAGGATGATGCGCGCCGTTGCCGCCAAGATGTCCGACGTAGAAATCAAGGCCGTTTCAGACTACGTCGCCGGTCTGCGTTAA